One window from the genome of Pelobates fuscus isolate aPelFus1 chromosome 13, aPelFus1.pri, whole genome shotgun sequence encodes:
- the POLR3C gene encoding DNA-directed RNA polymerase III subunit RPC3, producing MTQAEAKLCSLLLQEHYGEIVDRVGCFLIRTGSQPLRVIANDTGTPLDQVKKALCVLIQHNLVSYQIHKRGFVEYFAHCDRYLRILRYPRYIYTAKTLYGDTGELIVEELLLNGKMTFSAVVKKVADRLTETMEDGKSVDYSEVSGTFSSLADTHFIQRCPGLPEMESTKGSDSRRPVAPSLVIDEKDMYTIPKVNMLGRGKRRRSSDDEEEGNKGKRQKKDTGPESNEDDGIYWQIQMERFHQHFRDQAVISAISNKMDQTSSEIVRTMLRMSEVTTPSSAAYTHPLSSSEIFRSLPTGYNISKQVLDQYLTLLADDPLEFVGRSGDSGGGMFVINLHKAIASLATSNLQSIVQERFGSRCARIFRLLLCKKHLEQKQVEDFAMIPAKEAKDMLYKMLSENLVYLQEIPKTPDHAPARTFYLYAVNTLSSARMLLQRCYKTVANLIERRQYETKENKRLLEKSQRIEAILASMQATGAEETQLQEIEEMITAPERQQIENLKRNVNKLDASEIQVDDTIFILESYINSTKTKI from the exons ATGACTCAAGCAGAGGCCAAACTGTGCTCATTATTGCTGCAGGAGCATTACGGGGAGATTGTGGATCGCGTCGGATGTTTTCTCATCCGTACTGGCAGCCAGCCTCTGAGAGTGATTGCTAATGACACAGGCACTCCTTTGGATCAG GTAAAAAAAGCTCTATGTGTTCTTATCCAACACAATCTGGTGTCTTACCAAATACACAAACGTGGCTTTGTGGAGTATTTTGCGCACTGCGACCGCTACCTGCGGATCCTCCGTTACCCCCGCTACATTTACACGGCAAAGACTCTTTATGGCGACACCGGTGAACTGATTGTGGAGGAGCTGCTACTGAATGGAAAGATGACATTTAGTGCCGTGGTGAAGAAAGTGGCCGACCGGCTGACGGAAACCATGGAAG ATGGGAAGAGCGTGGATTACAGTGAGGTATCTGGGACATTCTCCAGTTTGGCTgacacacacttcatacagagGTGCCCAGGTCTTCCTGAAATGGAATCCACAAAAGGATCTGACAGCCGCAGACCTGTAGCACCCTCGCTGGTCATCGACGAGAAAGACATGTACACTATTCCCAAAGTAAACATGCTTG GAAGAGGCAAAAGACGCCGGTCTTCTGATGACGAGGAAGAAGGAAATAAGGGGAAGAGACAAAAGAAAGATACAGGCCCAGAG TCCAACGAAGACGACGGAATCTACTGGCAGATTCAAATGGAGCGTTTCCATCAGCACTTCCGAGATCAAGCAGTCATCAGTGCCATATCCAATAAAATGGACCAG ACCAGCAGTGAGATCGTGCGGACAATGTTGAGAATGAGCGAGGTCACCACACCTTCCAGTGCTGCCTACACTCACCCGCTGTCATCCAGTGAA atCTTCAGATCTTTGCCCACAGGATACAACATCTCCAAACAAGTCTTGGACCAGTACCTTACCCTTTTGGCTGATGACCCG TTGGAGTTTGTCGGGCGGTCTGGGGACAGCGGTGGAGGGATGTTTGTCATCA ATCTTCACAAGGCAATTGCTTCTCTAGCCACTTCAAACTTGCAATCCATtgtgcaggagag GTTCGGTTCTCGATGCGCAAGGATTTTCCGGCTTCTCCTCTGCAAGAAACACTTGGAACAGAAGCAAGTGGAAGATTTTGCAATGATCCCAGCCAAGGAGGCAAAGGACATGCTTTATAAAATGCTGTCTGAGAATCTGGTTTACCTACAG GAAATTCCCAAAACCCCAGATCACGCGCCGGCTCGAACATTCTATTTATACGCAGTGAACACGCTGTCCTCTGCTCGCATGTTGTTGCAGAGATGTTACAAG ACCGTTGCAAACCTGATAGAGCGGAGACAGTACGAGACCAAAGAGAACAA ACGGCTGCTGGAAAAATCTCAGAGGATTGAAGCCATCCTAGCATCCATGCAAGCCACAGGAGCAGAGGAGACTCAGCTGCAGGAGATCGAGGAGATGATCACTGCTCCAGAACGTCAGCAGATTGAGAACCTAAAGCGAAATGTCAACAA GTTGGACGCCAGTGAAATTCAGGTTGACGATACCATCTTTATTTTAGAATCGTACATCAATAGCACAAAGACCAAAATCTGA